In the Apteryx mantelli isolate bAptMan1 chromosome 1, bAptMan1.hap1, whole genome shotgun sequence genome, one interval contains:
- the GPR162 gene encoding probable G-protein coupled receptor 162, with the protein MGDSSESTLHNNSLWWLACGMLALLANSWIILSITAKQQKHKPLELLLCFLAGTHILMAAVPLTTYAVVQLRRESSDYDWNESICKVFVSTYYTLALATCFTVASLSYHRMWMVRWPVNYRLSNAKKQALHAVMGIWMVSFILSTLPSIGWHNNGERYYARGCQFIVSKIGLGFGVCFSLLLLGGIVMGLVCVGITFYQTLWAHRRRRQCRHQRAEEASSSCSSSAHNPFNVPAIVVEDVRGKRRSSLDGSESAKTSLQMTNLISAIVFLYDILTGVPILVVSFFSLRYDTAPTWMVLAVLWCSMVQTLLLPSFIWSCERYRADLRTVWEQCVAIMSEEDGDDDGVCEDYGDGRICKVRFDANGAAAVKRNSRDIKLLPMHHMLLPQDKVHYLQVPISRRMSHDETNIFSSHRTTPSFLHKWSSSDDIRISTPRKPGGPGFLPPQLHGYQHHRRPPEDELTTLRQFLEGGLAPRGSSSSACFFRDEITTFIDETPQPTPACSPRHSCLLLTSHRDRRLSLGSREEENTGWPRRCSLAGNEAWHLQDGEQAPHERTLEASEAQTFQDPKL; encoded by the exons ATGGGGGACTCATCAGAGTCCACCTTGCATAACAATTCGCTGTGGTGGCTAGCATGTGGGATGTTAGCCCTTTTGGCCAACTCCTGgattattctcagcatcacagccAAGCAACAGAAACACAAGCCCCTGGAGCTGCTACTATGCTTCCTTGCTGGGACCCACATCCTTATGGCAGCAGTGCCCCTCACCACCTACGCTGTGGTGCAGCTGCGGCGTGAGTCCTCTGACTATGACTGGAACGAGAGCATCTGCAAGGTCTTTGTCTCCACGTACTACACCCTGGCTCTGGCCACCTGCTTCACAGTGGCCTCACTCTCCTACCACCGGATGTGGATGGTGAGATGGCCAGTCAACTATCGGCTGAGCAATGCCAAGAAGCAGGCTCTGCATGCAGTCATGGGTATCTGGATGGTATCATTCATCCTCTCAACCCTGCCCTCCATTGGCTGGCACAACAATGGTGAGCGCTACTATGCCCGTGGCTGCCAGTTCATTGTCAGCAAGATAGGGCTGGGCTTTGGTGTCTGCTTCAGCCTCCTGCTCCTTGGAGGAATCGTCATGGGCTTGGTGTGTGTGGGTATCACTTTCTACCAGACCCTGTGGGCACACAGAAGACGCCGGCAGTGCCGCCATCAGCGGGCAGAGGAAGCGTCATCCTCCTGTTCTTCCTCAGCACACAACCCTTTCAATGTGCCGGCCATTGTAGTGGAGGATGTGCGAGGCAAAAGGAGGTCTTCACTGGATGGCTCTGAGTCAGCCAAGACCTCCTTGCAGATGACCAACCTCATCAGCGCTATTGTCTTCCTGTATGACATACTCACTGGGGTGCCTATCTTG GTTGTGAGCTTTTTTAGCCTGCGCTATGATACAGCCCCCACCTGGATGGTTCTGGCTGTGCTCTGGTGCTCcatggtgcagaccctgctgctCCCCTCCTTCATCTGGTCCTGCGAGCGCTACCGAGCTGACCTCCGCACTGTGTGGGAGCAGTGTGTGGCTATCATGTCTGAGGAAGACGGAGATGATG ATGGTGTGTGTGAGGATTATGGTGATGGCAGGATCTGCAAAGTGAGATTTGATGCAAATGGTGCTGCAGCTGTGAAGCGGAACTCCCGGGACATCAAGCTGCTACCCATGCATCACATGTTGTTGCCCCAGGACAAGGTGCATTATCTCCAG GTCCCCATCTCCCGGAGAATGTCACATGATGAGACTAACATCTTCTCCTCCCACCGGACCACTCCATCCTTCCTACACAAGTGGTCTTCATCTGATGATATCCGCATCTCCACCCCCCGCAAGCCCGGAGGCCCTGGCTTCTTGCCTCCTCAGTTGCATGGCTACCAGCACCACCGGCGGCCCCCAGAAGATGAGCTGACAACCCTCCGGCAGTTTTTGGAAGGGGGGCTGGCGCCCCGGGGATCCAGCTCCAGTGCCTGCTTCTTCCGAGATGAGATCACCACATTCATTGATGAGACGCCACAACCCACCCCAGCCTGCAGCCCACGGCACTCCTGTCTCCTGCTCACATCACACCGCGATCGCCGCCTCTCACTCGGCAGCAGAGAGGAGGAGAACACTGGCTGGCCACGGCGCTGCTCGCTGGCTGGCAACGAAGCCTGGCATCTGCAGGATGGAGAGCAGGCGCCACATGAACGGACCCTTGAGGCCTCTGAGGCTCAAACCTTCCAGGATCCCAAACTATGA
- the P3H3 gene encoding prolyl 3-hydroxylase 3 isoform X3, with protein sequence MASLLLPLLLALAAAATSAAAGRVVPYDLLYADGVRAYLAREWTRAAELLQRSLHSYAGLREARSACHRACHDEVAFVRGPAAPWDSAFFDRVLQRANCLQHCLGRQLGGPPSAHRISHAIQRDFEQREPYNYLQVAFFQLKKLDQAVSAAHTFFIANPQHFQMREDIEKYRRMSGVKSDSFRDLEATPLWEAYEAGVQHYNADEYLQAVARLEESLREALSALEECRALCEGPWEEDKDEDEDEEKEDMQPGLYETIAAHYVQVLKCRQQCVLEIATKPGWISATEDFIPSHLDLLQFAYDQVGNQTLAAECAASYLLFYPMDEPMLEKMNQYRTELGEDTAVTARENIQHYVQRSLMEKKLIYYAVEHLGGTFNDPDLWTPDELIPENLKEQHREDQEKQKQETLDVEEREKRGPLPFEGVSVTMDSRQMNGTQRVVFDQVLTESECRDLLQLTKAAGGTGDGYRGRRSPHTPHERFEGLTILKAMQLAQNGDVDWKDAKLLLQASEKSRKIIESYFTPGKKLYFSFTHLVCRTAVEGEQEGRMDLSHPVHADNCLLDPEGNECWREPPAYVYRDYSGILYLNDDFQGGGLFFTELDTVTVTERVKAEELMEQRAAEQDKPDGQLLQGANHGSRSSPESPVPSDRARPTSRRHKPGSDGTQHPKELQPRDEF encoded by the exons ATGGCctccctgctcctcccgctgcttcttgCCCTTGCCGCTGCTGCCACGTCTGCGGCTGCAGGCCGCGTGGTCCCCTACGACCTGCTCTACGCAGACGGCGTGCGTGCCTACTTGGCGCGGGAGTGGACGCGGGCGGCCGAGCTGCTGCAGCGCTCACTGCACAGCTACGCAGGGCTGCGGGAGGCCCGCAGCGCCTGCCACCGCGCCTGCCATGATGAAGTGGCCTTTGTGCGGGGACCGGCAGCACCCTGGGACTCTGCCTTCTTTGACCGGGTGCTGCAGCGTGCCAACTGCCTGCAGCACTGCCTGGGCCGCCAGCTTGGTGGACCACCCTCAGCACACCGCATCAGCCACGCCATCCAGCGGGACTTTGAGCAGCGGGAGCCCTACAACTACCTCCAGGTGGCCTTCTTCCAG CTGAAGAAGCTGGATCAAGCGGTATCCGCAGCTCACACGTTCTTCATTGCAAATCCCCAGCACTTCCAGATGCGTGAGGACATAGAGAAATACCGCCGTATGTCAGGGGTGAAATCAGACAGCTTCCGGGATCTGGAGGCCACACCACTCTGG GAGGCGTATGAGGCTGGGGTGCAGCACTACAATGCAGATGAGTACCTGCAGGCTGTGGCCAGGCTGGAGGAGTCACTCAGAGAGGCGCTGTCAGCACTAGAAGAGTGTCGTGCCCTCTGTGAAGGACCTTGGGAGGAGGACAAGGACGAGGACGAggatgaggagaaggaggacaTGCAGCCTGGCCTGTATGAAACAATTGCAG CCCATTATGTTCAAGTCTTGAAGTGCAGACAGCAATGTGTGCTTGAAATTGCCACAAAGCCAGGGTGGATTTCAGCCACGGAAGACTTCATACCCTCCCATCTTGATTTACTGCAGTTTGCCTATGATCAAG TTGGAAACCAGACACTGGCTGCTGAATGTGCTGCTTCCTACTTGCTCTTCTATCCCATGGATGAGCCTATGTTGGAGAAAATGAATCAGTATCGCACAGAACTGGGGGAGGACACAGCTGTCACAGCCAGAGAG AATATTCAGCATTATGTGCAGAGATCTCTGATGGAGAAGAAGTTGATTTACTATGCAGTGGAGCATCTAGGAGGAACTTTTAACGATCCT GATCTTTGGACTCCAGATGAGCTGATTCCTGAAAATCTAAAGGAACAACACAG AGAGGATCAGGAGAAGCAAAAGCAGGAGACTCTGGATGtggaagagagggagaagaggg GTCCTTTGCCTTTTGAAGGTGTCAGTGTCACCATGGATTCCCGCCAGATGAATGGAACCCAGAGGGTTGTGTTTGACCAAGTCCTGACAGAGTCCGAGTGTAGGGACCTTCTCCAGCTGACAAAG GCAGCTGGAGGAACCGGAGATGGCTACAGGGGAAGACGGTCCCCTCATACCCCACATGAGAGATTTGAAGGGTTAACCATTCTGAAGGCCATGCAG CTGGCCCAGAATGGCGATGTGGACTGGAAAGATGCCAAATTGCTTCTGCAGGCCAGTGAGAAATCCCGGAAAATCATAGAGTCCTATTTTACCCCTGGGAAGAAGCTCTATTTCTCGTTCACACACCTTGTGTGCCGCACAGCTGTGGAGG gggaacaggaAGGTCGCATGGATCTCAGTCACCCAGTCCATGCTGACAACTGTCTCTTGGATCCCGAAGGGAATGAGTGCTGGAGAGAACCACCTGCTTATGTGTACAGAGACTACAG TGGCATTCTCTACCTCAATGATGACTTCCAAGGCGGGGGCCTTTTCTTCACTGAACTGGACACTGTGACTGTCACA GAGAGGGTGAAGGCAGAGGAGCTGATGGAGCAGAGGGCTGCGGAGCAGGACAAGCCAGACGGACAGCTACTTcagggagccaatcatggcaGCAGGTCCTCACCAGAGTCCCCTGTGCCTAGTGACAGAGCCAGGCCCACAAGCCGGAGGCACAAGCCTGGCTCTGACGGGACACAGCACCCCAAGGAACTGCAACCCAGAGACGAGTTCTGA
- the P3H3 gene encoding prolyl 3-hydroxylase 3 isoform X4: protein MASLLLPLLLALAAAATSAAAGRVVPYDLLYADGVRAYLAREWTRAAELLQRSLHSYAGLREARSACHRACHDEVAFVRGPAAPWDSAFFDRVLQRANCLQHCLGRQLGGPPSAHRISHAIQRDFEQREPYNYLQVAFFQLKKLDQAVSAAHTFFIANPQHFQMREDIEKYRRMSGVKSDSFRDLEATPLWEAYEAGVQHYNADEYLQAVARLEESLREALSALEECRALCEGPWEEDKDEDEDEEKEDMQPGLYETIAAHYVQVLKCRQQCVLEIATKPGWISATEDFIPSHLDLLQFAYDQVGNQTLAAECAASYLLFYPMDEPMLEKMNQYRTELGEDTAVTARENIQHYVQRSLMEKKLIYYAVEHLGGTFNDPDLWTPDELIPENLKEQHREDQEKQKQETLDVEEREKRGPLPFEGVSVTMDSRQMNGTQRVVFDQVLTESECRDLLQLTKAAGGTGDGYRGRRSPHTPHERFEGLTILKAMQLAQNGDVDWKDAKLLLQASEKSRKIIESYFTPGKKLYFSFTHLVCRTAVEGEQEGRMDLSHPVHADNCLLDPEGNECWREPPAYVYRDYSGILYLNDDFQGGGLFFTELDTVTVTAKVYPKCGRLVAFSSGKDNPHGVWAVSHGRRCAVALWYTHSQEYAEKCKLLGHMGPNQSGEGRA, encoded by the exons ATGGCctccctgctcctcccgctgcttcttgCCCTTGCCGCTGCTGCCACGTCTGCGGCTGCAGGCCGCGTGGTCCCCTACGACCTGCTCTACGCAGACGGCGTGCGTGCCTACTTGGCGCGGGAGTGGACGCGGGCGGCCGAGCTGCTGCAGCGCTCACTGCACAGCTACGCAGGGCTGCGGGAGGCCCGCAGCGCCTGCCACCGCGCCTGCCATGATGAAGTGGCCTTTGTGCGGGGACCGGCAGCACCCTGGGACTCTGCCTTCTTTGACCGGGTGCTGCAGCGTGCCAACTGCCTGCAGCACTGCCTGGGCCGCCAGCTTGGTGGACCACCCTCAGCACACCGCATCAGCCACGCCATCCAGCGGGACTTTGAGCAGCGGGAGCCCTACAACTACCTCCAGGTGGCCTTCTTCCAG CTGAAGAAGCTGGATCAAGCGGTATCCGCAGCTCACACGTTCTTCATTGCAAATCCCCAGCACTTCCAGATGCGTGAGGACATAGAGAAATACCGCCGTATGTCAGGGGTGAAATCAGACAGCTTCCGGGATCTGGAGGCCACACCACTCTGG GAGGCGTATGAGGCTGGGGTGCAGCACTACAATGCAGATGAGTACCTGCAGGCTGTGGCCAGGCTGGAGGAGTCACTCAGAGAGGCGCTGTCAGCACTAGAAGAGTGTCGTGCCCTCTGTGAAGGACCTTGGGAGGAGGACAAGGACGAGGACGAggatgaggagaaggaggacaTGCAGCCTGGCCTGTATGAAACAATTGCAG CCCATTATGTTCAAGTCTTGAAGTGCAGACAGCAATGTGTGCTTGAAATTGCCACAAAGCCAGGGTGGATTTCAGCCACGGAAGACTTCATACCCTCCCATCTTGATTTACTGCAGTTTGCCTATGATCAAG TTGGAAACCAGACACTGGCTGCTGAATGTGCTGCTTCCTACTTGCTCTTCTATCCCATGGATGAGCCTATGTTGGAGAAAATGAATCAGTATCGCACAGAACTGGGGGAGGACACAGCTGTCACAGCCAGAGAG AATATTCAGCATTATGTGCAGAGATCTCTGATGGAGAAGAAGTTGATTTACTATGCAGTGGAGCATCTAGGAGGAACTTTTAACGATCCT GATCTTTGGACTCCAGATGAGCTGATTCCTGAAAATCTAAAGGAACAACACAG AGAGGATCAGGAGAAGCAAAAGCAGGAGACTCTGGATGtggaagagagggagaagaggg GTCCTTTGCCTTTTGAAGGTGTCAGTGTCACCATGGATTCCCGCCAGATGAATGGAACCCAGAGGGTTGTGTTTGACCAAGTCCTGACAGAGTCCGAGTGTAGGGACCTTCTCCAGCTGACAAAG GCAGCTGGAGGAACCGGAGATGGCTACAGGGGAAGACGGTCCCCTCATACCCCACATGAGAGATTTGAAGGGTTAACCATTCTGAAGGCCATGCAG CTGGCCCAGAATGGCGATGTGGACTGGAAAGATGCCAAATTGCTTCTGCAGGCCAGTGAGAAATCCCGGAAAATCATAGAGTCCTATTTTACCCCTGGGAAGAAGCTCTATTTCTCGTTCACACACCTTGTGTGCCGCACAGCTGTGGAGG gggaacaggaAGGTCGCATGGATCTCAGTCACCCAGTCCATGCTGACAACTGTCTCTTGGATCCCGAAGGGAATGAGTGCTGGAGAGAACCACCTGCTTATGTGTACAGAGACTACAG TGGCATTCTCTACCTCAATGATGACTTCCAAGGCGGGGGCCTTTTCTTCACTGAACTGGACACTGTGACTGTCACA GCCAAGGTGTATCCTAAGTGTGGGAGGCTGGTAGCCTTCAGCTCTGGCAAGGACAACCCACACGGCGTGTGGGCTGTGAGCCATGGGAGGCGCTGCGCCGTGGCTCTCTGGTACACGCACTCCCAGGAGTATGCTGAGAAG TGCAAGCTTCTTGGTCATATGGGACCAAACCAAAGTGGAGAAGGAAGGGCCTAG
- the P3H3 gene encoding prolyl 3-hydroxylase 3 isoform X1 — protein sequence MASLLLPLLLALAAAATSAAAGRVVPYDLLYADGVRAYLAREWTRAAELLQRSLHSYAGLREARSACHRACHDEVAFVRGPAAPWDSAFFDRVLQRANCLQHCLGRQLGGPPSAHRISHAIQRDFEQREPYNYLQVAFFQLKKLDQAVSAAHTFFIANPQHFQMREDIEKYRRMSGVKSDSFRDLEATPLWEAYEAGVQHYNADEYLQAVARLEESLREALSALEECRALCEGPWEEDKDEDEDEEKEDMQPGLYETIAAHYVQVLKCRQQCVLEIATKPGWISATEDFIPSHLDLLQFAYDQVGNQTLAAECAASYLLFYPMDEPMLEKMNQYRTELGEDTAVTARENIQHYVQRSLMEKKLIYYAVEHLGGTFNDPDLWTPDELIPENLKEQHREDQEKQKQETLDVEEREKRGPLPFEGVSVTMDSRQMNGTQRVVFDQVLTESECRDLLQLTKAAGGTGDGYRGRRSPHTPHERFEGLTILKAMQLAQNGDVDWKDAKLLLQASEKSRKIIESYFTPGKKLYFSFTHLVCRTAVEGEQEGRMDLSHPVHADNCLLDPEGNECWREPPAYVYRDYSGILYLNDDFQGGGLFFTELDTVTVTAKVYPKCGRLVAFSSGKDNPHGVWAVSHGRRCAVALWYTHSQEYAEKERVKAEELMEQRAAEQDKPDGQLLQGANHGSRSSPESPVPSDRARPTSRRHKPGSDGTQHPKELQPRDEF from the exons ATGGCctccctgctcctcccgctgcttcttgCCCTTGCCGCTGCTGCCACGTCTGCGGCTGCAGGCCGCGTGGTCCCCTACGACCTGCTCTACGCAGACGGCGTGCGTGCCTACTTGGCGCGGGAGTGGACGCGGGCGGCCGAGCTGCTGCAGCGCTCACTGCACAGCTACGCAGGGCTGCGGGAGGCCCGCAGCGCCTGCCACCGCGCCTGCCATGATGAAGTGGCCTTTGTGCGGGGACCGGCAGCACCCTGGGACTCTGCCTTCTTTGACCGGGTGCTGCAGCGTGCCAACTGCCTGCAGCACTGCCTGGGCCGCCAGCTTGGTGGACCACCCTCAGCACACCGCATCAGCCACGCCATCCAGCGGGACTTTGAGCAGCGGGAGCCCTACAACTACCTCCAGGTGGCCTTCTTCCAG CTGAAGAAGCTGGATCAAGCGGTATCCGCAGCTCACACGTTCTTCATTGCAAATCCCCAGCACTTCCAGATGCGTGAGGACATAGAGAAATACCGCCGTATGTCAGGGGTGAAATCAGACAGCTTCCGGGATCTGGAGGCCACACCACTCTGG GAGGCGTATGAGGCTGGGGTGCAGCACTACAATGCAGATGAGTACCTGCAGGCTGTGGCCAGGCTGGAGGAGTCACTCAGAGAGGCGCTGTCAGCACTAGAAGAGTGTCGTGCCCTCTGTGAAGGACCTTGGGAGGAGGACAAGGACGAGGACGAggatgaggagaaggaggacaTGCAGCCTGGCCTGTATGAAACAATTGCAG CCCATTATGTTCAAGTCTTGAAGTGCAGACAGCAATGTGTGCTTGAAATTGCCACAAAGCCAGGGTGGATTTCAGCCACGGAAGACTTCATACCCTCCCATCTTGATTTACTGCAGTTTGCCTATGATCAAG TTGGAAACCAGACACTGGCTGCTGAATGTGCTGCTTCCTACTTGCTCTTCTATCCCATGGATGAGCCTATGTTGGAGAAAATGAATCAGTATCGCACAGAACTGGGGGAGGACACAGCTGTCACAGCCAGAGAG AATATTCAGCATTATGTGCAGAGATCTCTGATGGAGAAGAAGTTGATTTACTATGCAGTGGAGCATCTAGGAGGAACTTTTAACGATCCT GATCTTTGGACTCCAGATGAGCTGATTCCTGAAAATCTAAAGGAACAACACAG AGAGGATCAGGAGAAGCAAAAGCAGGAGACTCTGGATGtggaagagagggagaagaggg GTCCTTTGCCTTTTGAAGGTGTCAGTGTCACCATGGATTCCCGCCAGATGAATGGAACCCAGAGGGTTGTGTTTGACCAAGTCCTGACAGAGTCCGAGTGTAGGGACCTTCTCCAGCTGACAAAG GCAGCTGGAGGAACCGGAGATGGCTACAGGGGAAGACGGTCCCCTCATACCCCACATGAGAGATTTGAAGGGTTAACCATTCTGAAGGCCATGCAG CTGGCCCAGAATGGCGATGTGGACTGGAAAGATGCCAAATTGCTTCTGCAGGCCAGTGAGAAATCCCGGAAAATCATAGAGTCCTATTTTACCCCTGGGAAGAAGCTCTATTTCTCGTTCACACACCTTGTGTGCCGCACAGCTGTGGAGG gggaacaggaAGGTCGCATGGATCTCAGTCACCCAGTCCATGCTGACAACTGTCTCTTGGATCCCGAAGGGAATGAGTGCTGGAGAGAACCACCTGCTTATGTGTACAGAGACTACAG TGGCATTCTCTACCTCAATGATGACTTCCAAGGCGGGGGCCTTTTCTTCACTGAACTGGACACTGTGACTGTCACA GCCAAGGTGTATCCTAAGTGTGGGAGGCTGGTAGCCTTCAGCTCTGGCAAGGACAACCCACACGGCGTGTGGGCTGTGAGCCATGGGAGGCGCTGCGCCGTGGCTCTCTGGTACACGCACTCCCAGGAGTATGCTGAGAAG GAGAGGGTGAAGGCAGAGGAGCTGATGGAGCAGAGGGCTGCGGAGCAGGACAAGCCAGACGGACAGCTACTTcagggagccaatcatggcaGCAGGTCCTCACCAGAGTCCCCTGTGCCTAGTGACAGAGCCAGGCCCACAAGCCGGAGGCACAAGCCTGGCTCTGACGGGACACAGCACCCCAAGGAACTGCAACCCAGAGACGAGTTCTGA
- the P3H3 gene encoding prolyl 3-hydroxylase 3 isoform X2: protein MASLLLPLLLALAAAATSAAAGRVVPYDLLYADGVRAYLAREWTRAAELLQRSLHSYAGLREARSACHRACHDEVAFVRGPAAPWDSAFFDRVLQRANCLQHCLGRQLGGPPSAHRISHAIQRDFEQREPYNYLQVAFFQLKKLDQAVSAAHTFFIANPQHFQMREDIEKYRRMSGVKSDSFRDLEATPLWEAYEAGVQHYNADEYLQAVARLEESLREALSALEECRALCEGPWEEDKDEDEDEEKEDMQPGLYETIAVGNQTLAAECAASYLLFYPMDEPMLEKMNQYRTELGEDTAVTARENIQHYVQRSLMEKKLIYYAVEHLGGTFNDPDLWTPDELIPENLKEQHREDQEKQKQETLDVEEREKRGPLPFEGVSVTMDSRQMNGTQRVVFDQVLTESECRDLLQLTKAAGGTGDGYRGRRSPHTPHERFEGLTILKAMQLAQNGDVDWKDAKLLLQASEKSRKIIESYFTPGKKLYFSFTHLVCRTAVEGEQEGRMDLSHPVHADNCLLDPEGNECWREPPAYVYRDYSGILYLNDDFQGGGLFFTELDTVTVTAKVYPKCGRLVAFSSGKDNPHGVWAVSHGRRCAVALWYTHSQEYAEKERVKAEELMEQRAAEQDKPDGQLLQGANHGSRSSPESPVPSDRARPTSRRHKPGSDGTQHPKELQPRDEF from the exons ATGGCctccctgctcctcccgctgcttcttgCCCTTGCCGCTGCTGCCACGTCTGCGGCTGCAGGCCGCGTGGTCCCCTACGACCTGCTCTACGCAGACGGCGTGCGTGCCTACTTGGCGCGGGAGTGGACGCGGGCGGCCGAGCTGCTGCAGCGCTCACTGCACAGCTACGCAGGGCTGCGGGAGGCCCGCAGCGCCTGCCACCGCGCCTGCCATGATGAAGTGGCCTTTGTGCGGGGACCGGCAGCACCCTGGGACTCTGCCTTCTTTGACCGGGTGCTGCAGCGTGCCAACTGCCTGCAGCACTGCCTGGGCCGCCAGCTTGGTGGACCACCCTCAGCACACCGCATCAGCCACGCCATCCAGCGGGACTTTGAGCAGCGGGAGCCCTACAACTACCTCCAGGTGGCCTTCTTCCAG CTGAAGAAGCTGGATCAAGCGGTATCCGCAGCTCACACGTTCTTCATTGCAAATCCCCAGCACTTCCAGATGCGTGAGGACATAGAGAAATACCGCCGTATGTCAGGGGTGAAATCAGACAGCTTCCGGGATCTGGAGGCCACACCACTCTGG GAGGCGTATGAGGCTGGGGTGCAGCACTACAATGCAGATGAGTACCTGCAGGCTGTGGCCAGGCTGGAGGAGTCACTCAGAGAGGCGCTGTCAGCACTAGAAGAGTGTCGTGCCCTCTGTGAAGGACCTTGGGAGGAGGACAAGGACGAGGACGAggatgaggagaaggaggacaTGCAGCCTGGCCTGTATGAAACAATTGCAG TTGGAAACCAGACACTGGCTGCTGAATGTGCTGCTTCCTACTTGCTCTTCTATCCCATGGATGAGCCTATGTTGGAGAAAATGAATCAGTATCGCACAGAACTGGGGGAGGACACAGCTGTCACAGCCAGAGAG AATATTCAGCATTATGTGCAGAGATCTCTGATGGAGAAGAAGTTGATTTACTATGCAGTGGAGCATCTAGGAGGAACTTTTAACGATCCT GATCTTTGGACTCCAGATGAGCTGATTCCTGAAAATCTAAAGGAACAACACAG AGAGGATCAGGAGAAGCAAAAGCAGGAGACTCTGGATGtggaagagagggagaagaggg GTCCTTTGCCTTTTGAAGGTGTCAGTGTCACCATGGATTCCCGCCAGATGAATGGAACCCAGAGGGTTGTGTTTGACCAAGTCCTGACAGAGTCCGAGTGTAGGGACCTTCTCCAGCTGACAAAG GCAGCTGGAGGAACCGGAGATGGCTACAGGGGAAGACGGTCCCCTCATACCCCACATGAGAGATTTGAAGGGTTAACCATTCTGAAGGCCATGCAG CTGGCCCAGAATGGCGATGTGGACTGGAAAGATGCCAAATTGCTTCTGCAGGCCAGTGAGAAATCCCGGAAAATCATAGAGTCCTATTTTACCCCTGGGAAGAAGCTCTATTTCTCGTTCACACACCTTGTGTGCCGCACAGCTGTGGAGG gggaacaggaAGGTCGCATGGATCTCAGTCACCCAGTCCATGCTGACAACTGTCTCTTGGATCCCGAAGGGAATGAGTGCTGGAGAGAACCACCTGCTTATGTGTACAGAGACTACAG TGGCATTCTCTACCTCAATGATGACTTCCAAGGCGGGGGCCTTTTCTTCACTGAACTGGACACTGTGACTGTCACA GCCAAGGTGTATCCTAAGTGTGGGAGGCTGGTAGCCTTCAGCTCTGGCAAGGACAACCCACACGGCGTGTGGGCTGTGAGCCATGGGAGGCGCTGCGCCGTGGCTCTCTGGTACACGCACTCCCAGGAGTATGCTGAGAAG GAGAGGGTGAAGGCAGAGGAGCTGATGGAGCAGAGGGCTGCGGAGCAGGACAAGCCAGACGGACAGCTACTTcagggagccaatcatggcaGCAGGTCCTCACCAGAGTCCCCTGTGCCTAGTGACAGAGCCAGGCCCACAAGCCGGAGGCACAAGCCTGGCTCTGACGGGACACAGCACCCCAAGGAACTGCAACCCAGAGACGAGTTCTGA